The Methanohalophilus levihalophilus genome has a segment encoding these proteins:
- a CDS encoding coiled-coil protein: MKDPASMTERELKETVNKFRNEISHNEKTLKNVFRELKLHRTNIGELKEKRDDLNAKVKELATLARNEKAARDEVNAKISEIKGKRQVVLNLKDKLTGDISSFKEKRNQFNQESKGSVESLAKAYTKEVETFLNADIPLKHEKDVFERIMQLEKRLEAALAADGLHKEVMSVYDSAKEVEKEGYELGSHIKELAEDSQKHHVKMIELYNQIDEFRKEADLYHSQMKETYAVLSPIRDKIDPLKKKVESLREELGGYLDKLNEIQLEKDEKKKDEQHSAAKERLEKTGKMSLEDLKILMDKGDLKL; the protein is encoded by the coding sequence ATGAAAGATCCGGCCTCAATGACAGAAAGGGAACTCAAGGAAACGGTGAACAAATTCCGTAATGAGATTTCCCATAATGAAAAGACACTCAAAAATGTGTTCAGGGAGCTTAAGTTGCACCGTACCAACATTGGTGAACTTAAGGAAAAGAGAGATGACTTGAACGCAAAGGTAAAGGAACTTGCCACTCTTGCCCGGAATGAAAAAGCAGCAAGAGATGAGGTAAATGCGAAAATCTCTGAAATAAAAGGAAAGAGACAGGTCGTATTGAATCTCAAGGATAAACTTACCGGCGACATTTCAAGTTTTAAGGAAAAGCGCAACCAGTTCAATCAGGAATCAAAGGGAAGCGTTGAATCTCTTGCCAAGGCTTATACTAAGGAAGTTGAGACTTTCCTGAATGCTGACATCCCCCTTAAACACGAAAAGGATGTTTTTGAAAGAATCATGCAGCTTGAAAAGAGACTCGAAGCCGCCCTTGCTGCTGATGGCCTTCACAAAGAAGTCATGAGCGTATATGATAGCGCAAAAGAAGTTGAAAAGGAAGGCTACGAACTTGGTTCACATATCAAGGAGCTAGCGGAGGATTCCCAGAAGCATCACGTAAAAATGATTGAGTTGTACAACCAGATAGATGAATTCCGAAAGGAAGCCGATTTGTATCACTCCCAGATGAAAGAGACCTATGCGGTTCTTTCCCCAATAAGGGACAAAATCGATCCCTTGAAGAAGAAGGTAGAATCCCTCAGGGAAGAGCTTGGTGGTTACCTGGACAAGCTCAACGAAATTCAACTGGAAAAAGACGAGAAAAAGAAGGATGAACAGCATAGTGCTGCAAAAGAGCGTCTTGAGAAAACCGGCAAAATGAGTTTGGAAGACCTTAAGATCTTGATGGACAAAGGAGATCTTAAGCTTTAA
- a CDS encoding DUF424 domain-containing protein: MYLKIHKQGDGMVLAACDQKLIGSKLKKGKICVEVTESFYKGDIVSEEKLMEELKCCVNANLFGEKVINCAIKCGMVDPDTVMIIDGVPHVQIYRV; encoded by the coding sequence ATGTATTTGAAAATTCACAAACAAGGGGATGGGATGGTACTTGCAGCCTGTGACCAAAAACTTATCGGTTCCAAGCTCAAAAAAGGAAAAATTTGCGTTGAAGTTACAGAAAGCTTCTATAAAGGCGACATTGTGTCAGAAGAAAAACTGATGGAAGAACTCAAATGTTGCGTTAATGCAAATCTTTTCGGAGAAAAAGTTATTAATTGTGCAATAAAATGTGGCATGGTAGATCCTGACACAGTTATGATTATCGATGGCGTTCCCCACGTCCAGATATACAGAGTATAA